In a single window of the Candidatus Thermoplasmatota archaeon genome:
- a CDS encoding sialidase family protein: protein MLPRALLLAMLLPVAAMAGCLEPETPVRQESLPSAALVGELLVVVHDALGRVLDAGETIAGRDLSGLVHAVGAPGAEPTVAVTSDGTLFFQAMHLTLRSSDHGRTWTAMRSPLLATGSSDPYVWIDPVTDRVFQINQGLPFGGRGPVLPPMPPESPVTYTNIANALFCAHIAWSDDKGATWLANPVNCGLVPGVDHIKVASGPWTDAFRTLRGNPSYPTAVYFAYNKAFATGVGVRNGPSPDDAIPSLGGWMTVSFDGGVAFPLARQMFGPTCAGGLHGDIAVGPAGELYVPARNCPAPLVARSFDNGLSWSTAMVGEDVGVPEQQKNPAMAVDAEGNVYLAWVAKDNRLHLSMSRDRGETWSDTVVASPPSVGSAIWPAMVAGDAGRIAIAYVGTEDSEAGPWEVANETRWHLYVTTTTDALSENPTFATIRATHDADPVQRGTLCVQSNKCKDGNRNLLDFIGIAKDSQGRVYVAFADGCVTPQCLRPDATPLDSRSREGTLFVQQSGPSLLAAVGALSPPGARP from the coding sequence ATGCTGCCCAGGGCCCTCCTCTTGGCCATGCTGCTTCCGGTCGCCGCCATGGCCGGGTGCCTTGAGCCCGAGACCCCCGTCCGCCAGGAGTCGCTCCCGTCGGCCGCGTTGGTCGGCGAGCTCCTCGTCGTCGTGCACGACGCGCTCGGGCGCGTTCTGGACGCCGGCGAGACGATCGCGGGGCGCGACCTTTCGGGTCTCGTGCACGCGGTCGGCGCGCCGGGCGCGGAACCCACCGTCGCCGTGACGTCCGACGGCACGCTGTTCTTCCAGGCCATGCACCTTACGCTTCGATCGAGCGACCACGGGCGGACGTGGACGGCCATGCGAAGCCCGCTTTTGGCCACGGGCTCGAGCGATCCCTACGTGTGGATCGACCCCGTGACCGATCGCGTGTTCCAGATCAACCAAGGGCTTCCCTTCGGCGGCCGGGGCCCCGTGCTCCCGCCCATGCCTCCGGAATCGCCCGTGACGTACACGAACATCGCCAATGCGCTTTTCTGCGCGCACATCGCCTGGAGCGACGACAAGGGGGCCACCTGGCTTGCAAACCCGGTGAACTGCGGGCTCGTCCCGGGAGTCGACCACATCAAGGTGGCCTCGGGCCCCTGGACGGACGCGTTCCGAACGCTCCGCGGCAACCCCTCCTATCCCACGGCCGTCTACTTCGCCTACAACAAGGCCTTCGCAACGGGCGTGGGCGTGCGCAACGGCCCGTCGCCCGACGACGCGATCCCGTCGCTTGGCGGGTGGATGACGGTGAGCTTCGACGGGGGCGTCGCGTTCCCCCTCGCCCGCCAAATGTTCGGGCCCACCTGCGCCGGCGGCCTGCACGGCGACATCGCCGTGGGACCGGCGGGCGAGCTCTACGTGCCGGCGCGCAACTGCCCGGCCCCGCTTGTCGCGCGAAGTTTCGACAACGGGCTCTCGTGGTCGACGGCGATGGTCGGCGAGGACGTCGGCGTTCCCGAGCAGCAGAAGAACCCGGCCATGGCCGTCGACGCCGAGGGCAACGTATACCTCGCGTGGGTCGCCAAGGACAACCGCCTCCACCTGTCCATGAGCCGCGACCGCGGCGAAACCTGGAGCGACACGGTCGTCGCCTCGCCGCCCTCGGTGGGGTCGGCCATCTGGCCCGCTATGGTCGCAGGCGACGCCGGCCGCATCGCCATCGCCTACGTCGGCACGGAGGATTCCGAAGCCGGCCCCTGGGAGGTCGCCAACGAGACGCGCTGGCACCTGTACGTCACGACCACGACCGACGCGCTCTCGGAGAACCCCACGTTCGCCACGATTCGGGCCACCCACGACGCCGATCCGGTCCAGCGCGGCACGCTCTGCGTCCAATCGAACAAGTGCAAGGACGGCAACCGCAATCTCCTCGACTTCATCGGCATCGCCAAGGACTCGCAGGGCCGCGTGTACGTCGCCTTCGCCGACGGATGCGTGACGCCGCAATGCCTGCGGCCCGACGCCACGCCGCTCGATTCCCGTTCGCGCGAAGGAACGCTCTTCGTCCAGCAATCGGGGCCAAGCCTGCTCGCCGCGGTCGGTGCGCTTTCCCCGCCCGGGGCGCGGCCATGA
- a CDS encoding histidine kinase N-terminal 7TM domain-containing protein has translation MSWVEIVPYLAYTALTLALAAALLVFNADRAPNRAFAGLLLLRGLLSLTVGLALVAPDGIAARFWLGLHPFLVVPALAAALWFAIVYPRKRSLPWFSHRGALAILLGLTLLAELALLSDPKLYWDLRGLEGLRAADVVHFPLPKGPLHAAFGATVLAFGALVLVFVRDALSLPAGRMRNSVLLVAMGFALVVAHDAVGRLAGPPKGEPVVDALVAASLVVVALACAILTRVPVGADRTRRAFVPLVVLAAVSGAVPHALPVGSEAQLAASFVLSSLWRFALPLLVAFAILRHQMFGIELGVKRTISRGTLAGLFLASVFVAAKLGENLAESAFGDNGVLLGGIAAGLFLFLLNPLQRFAERVAEAAMPDIKPPSRMSPTEREHAYREAAQAAWADGTLTRKERILLDRLRLALELDHVAASRIEREAADATAPPVPAR, from the coding sequence GTTGGCCCTTGCGGCCGCGCTTCTTGTCTTCAACGCGGATCGGGCGCCCAACCGCGCCTTCGCCGGCCTGCTGCTTCTCCGCGGACTGCTCAGCCTCACGGTCGGGCTTGCGCTCGTTGCGCCCGACGGCATCGCGGCCCGCTTCTGGCTTGGCCTCCATCCCTTCCTCGTCGTGCCCGCTCTCGCGGCGGCGCTGTGGTTTGCGATCGTCTATCCGCGCAAACGATCCTTGCCGTGGTTTTCGCACCGCGGCGCGCTGGCGATACTCCTCGGCCTGACGCTGCTTGCCGAGCTTGCGCTGTTGTCCGATCCAAAGCTCTACTGGGACCTCCGCGGGCTCGAGGGACTGCGCGCGGCCGACGTCGTCCATTTCCCGCTGCCCAAGGGTCCCTTGCACGCCGCCTTTGGCGCCACCGTGCTCGCCTTTGGCGCGCTGGTCCTCGTCTTCGTCCGTGATGCGTTGTCGTTGCCCGCAGGCCGGATGCGGAACTCGGTGCTCCTCGTGGCCATGGGGTTTGCGCTCGTTGTGGCGCACGACGCCGTCGGCCGCCTCGCCGGGCCGCCCAAGGGTGAGCCCGTCGTGGATGCTTTGGTGGCCGCATCGCTTGTGGTCGTCGCACTCGCGTGCGCGATCCTGACGCGGGTTCCGGTCGGAGCCGACCGCACGCGGCGCGCGTTTGTCCCCTTGGTCGTGCTCGCGGCCGTGTCGGGCGCCGTCCCTCACGCCCTTCCCGTTGGATCCGAGGCGCAGCTTGCGGCGTCGTTCGTCCTTTCCAGCCTATGGCGGTTCGCGCTGCCGCTGTTGGTCGCCTTCGCGATCCTGCGGCACCAGATGTTCGGAATCGAGCTTGGCGTGAAGCGGACGATCTCGCGCGGCACGTTGGCCGGTCTCTTCCTGGCGTCCGTCTTCGTCGCCGCCAAGCTCGGTGAGAACCTCGCCGAGAGCGCCTTTGGCGACAACGGGGTCCTGCTGGGCGGCATTGCCGCCGGGCTTTTCCTATTCCTCCTCAACCCGCTGCAACGGTTCGCCGAGCGCGTCGCAGAGGCGGCCATGCCGGACATCAAGCCGCCTTCCCGGATGTCTCCGACCGAACGCGAGCACGCGTACCGGGAAGCCGCGCAGGCCGCTTGGGCCGACGGCACGCTAACACGCAAGGAGCGGATCCTCCTCGACCGCCTGCGGCTGGCACTTGAGCTCGACCACGTGGCTGCGTCCAGGATCGAACGGGAGGCGGCGGACGCGACGGCGCCCCCCGTCCCCGCGCGGTGA